A portion of the Chryseobacterium tructae genome contains these proteins:
- a CDS encoding Crp/Fnr family transcriptional regulator — protein sequence MFENIIKNITRFITITPEEEKVFTDVLVCQKFPKKTVLLREGEICQFEGYIHKGCVRMYCLDDNGTEVTILFAIEDWWISDIASFQEQKPSKVYIETLEDSEIYMLNPTTKEKLLNEIPKFERVFRMLIQRNLTTLQSRLVDTISKSASDRYLEFIKVYPSIPQRVAQYYIASYLGVSKEFVSTIRKRLASKER from the coding sequence ATGTTTGAAAACATTATCAAAAACATTACAAGATTTATTACCATCACGCCGGAAGAAGAAAAAGTATTTACAGATGTACTGGTGTGCCAGAAATTTCCTAAGAAAACCGTATTGCTAAGAGAAGGAGAGATCTGCCAGTTTGAAGGGTATATTCATAAAGGGTGTGTAAGGATGTATTGTTTGGATGATAATGGGACTGAAGTGACCATACTGTTTGCCATTGAAGACTGGTGGATCAGTGATATTGCCTCTTTTCAGGAGCAAAAACCTTCTAAAGTTTATATTGAAACATTAGAAGATTCGGAAATCTATATGCTAAATCCGACAACAAAAGAAAAGCTATTAAATGAAATTCCTAAGTTTGAAAGGGTTTTCAGAATGCTGATTCAAAGAAATCTCACGACGCTTCAAAGTCGTTTGGTAGATACCATTTCCAAATCGGCCTCCGACCGATATCTGGAATTTATCAAAGTATATCCATCCATTCCACAAAGAGTAGCACAATATTATATTGCTTCTTATCTTGGAGTTTCAAAAGAATTTGTAAGTACGATTAGAAAACGCCTGGCTTCGAAAGAGAGGTAA
- a CDS encoding alpha/beta hydrolase, whose protein sequence is MSHILNIKTAGIPLRQAKKALIMVHGRGGSAQDILSLSQHLNVKDYAIVAPQALNHTWYPLSFMAPVEQNEPWLSSALEMVEETVQAVTDAGIAPENIYFFGFSQGACLTLEFLARNAQKFGGAVAIIGGVIGDKINRENYKGDFAGTPVLLGTSNPDFHVPVERVYATANILREMNAEVTEKVYANFGHSINQEEIELANSIVFK, encoded by the coding sequence ATGAGCCATATTTTAAATATAAAAACAGCAGGTATACCATTAAGACAAGCAAAAAAAGCTTTGATTATGGTTCATGGACGAGGAGGAAGTGCTCAGGATATTTTGAGCCTTTCACAACATTTGAATGTAAAAGATTATGCCATAGTAGCCCCACAGGCTTTGAATCATACCTGGTACCCATTGTCATTCATGGCTCCGGTAGAGCAAAATGAACCATGGCTTTCTTCCGCATTGGAAATGGTTGAAGAGACGGTGCAAGCAGTGACAGATGCAGGAATAGCTCCAGAAAATATTTACTTTTTTGGATTTTCTCAGGGAGCTTGTCTTACACTGGAATTTTTAGCCAGAAATGCACAGAAGTTCGGTGGTGCAGTAGCCATTATTGGAGGAGTGATTGGAGATAAGATCAACCGTGAAAATTATAAAGGCGATTTTGCTGGAACTCCGGTTTTATTAGGAACCAGCAATCCGGATTTTCATGTTCCTGTAGAAAGGGTATATGCTACAGCCAATATTTTAAGAGAGATGAATGCAGAGGTAACGGAGAAGGTATATGCTAATTTCGGACATTCTATTAATCAGGAAGAAATTGAATTGGCTAATTCAATAGTATTTAAATAG